A stretch of the Bacillus sp. FJAT-18017 genome encodes the following:
- a CDS encoding DUF1129 family protein: MNAKQLIELNNQKQTELSPENEKIYSDFLIYIRLQLTLSEQQSEEVLMEILDHLLDAQKDGKSAHSLFGDDPKRFADELIADIPKESKRNAFVFISSLVLQLLSYMLVINGVFGLILNDGINTLYPLKGVPIFLGSVISIFFLIWLFFNVIQKTLFVKNASHTKNMIILGLSAAGLMALYLAAGRFIPDFGPSIDFPWYTSVIIGVLAWGISYMLRNRSLAKKAAI; encoded by the coding sequence ATGAATGCGAAGCAATTAATTGAACTGAACAATCAGAAACAAACAGAACTTTCTCCGGAAAACGAGAAAATTTACTCCGATTTTCTCATTTATATTAGGCTGCAGCTTACCTTATCCGAACAGCAATCAGAAGAGGTTCTTATGGAAATTCTTGACCATTTGCTTGATGCCCAAAAGGATGGAAAGTCTGCACACTCACTATTCGGGGATGACCCAAAGAGATTTGCAGATGAACTGATTGCCGACATTCCAAAGGAAAGTAAAAGAAATGCCTTTGTGTTCATCTCCTCTCTCGTTCTTCAGCTGCTGAGCTATATGCTGGTTATTAATGGTGTTTTCGGACTTATTTTAAATGATGGCATAAATACTCTTTATCCATTAAAGGGTGTTCCAATTTTCCTAGGTTCTGTGATTTCAATCTTTTTTCTCATTTGGCTATTTTTTAATGTGATTCAAAAAACGCTCTTTGTCAAAAATGCCTCTCATACTAAAAATATGATTATTCTTGGACTTTCAGCCGCCGGTTTAATGGCACTCTATCTTGCGGCAGGCCGCTTTATTCCCGATTTTGGCCCGTCAATCGATTTTCCATGGTACACCTCTGTGATAATTGGCGTTCTTGCCTGGGGAATTTCCTACATGTTAAGAAATAGGTCTCTAGCTAAAAAAGCTGCCATCTAA
- a CDS encoding PadR family transcriptional regulator, whose amino-acid sequence MSIRSQLLKGILDGCVLSIISIEPVYGYELSQKLQDEGLMEVSEGTIYPVLLRLQKNGLIKGKMEPSPSGPNRKYYHLTKEGHAALALIKEEWEQIAQPVGRILKKGSGME is encoded by the coding sequence ATGTCAATTCGAAGCCAGCTATTAAAAGGAATTTTGGACGGCTGCGTACTCTCCATCATTTCAATTGAACCGGTATACGGCTATGAGCTGTCCCAAAAGCTCCAGGATGAGGGGTTGATGGAAGTGAGTGAAGGGACAATCTACCCGGTCTTGCTTCGCCTTCAGAAAAATGGGTTGATTAAGGGCAAGATGGAGCCGTCGCCTTCTGGGCCAAACCGGAAGTACTATCATTTAACGAAAGAAGGGCATGCTGCCCTCGCTCTCATCAAGGAGGAATGGGAGCAAATCGCACAGCCTGTAGGCAGGATTCTAAAAAAAGGGAGCGGGATGGAATGA
- a CDS encoding CDGSH iron-sulfur domain-containing protein, translated as MSKVQIKINDNGSIRITGDVELLDGQGNVYQTKPAFSLCRCGLSSNKPFCDGTHKGNFESQVRVPEEN; from the coding sequence ATGTCCAAAGTTCAAATTAAGATAAACGATAACGGATCAATAAGAATCACTGGAGATGTTGAATTGCTTGATGGCCAGGGGAATGTGTATCAAACAAAACCTGCATTTTCTCTTTGCCGGTGCGGTTTGTCATCAAACAAGCCATTTTGCGATGGAACGCATAAGGGAAATTTTGAATCACAGGTTCGTGTACCTGAAGAGAATTAA
- a CDS encoding alpha/beta hydrolase, giving the protein MRRTVRVLLSILAAITAVGVYFTNRLMFMKKKEDEFILSREREAGRIIDEEYDSLKKRDVSIPSPFGYDIKGVLAEPHNTNYYMIISHGVTENKFNSIKYMNLFLERGFNALIFDHRRHGESGGKTTSYGHYEKFDLKAVVDWLKNEKGPHIKLGIHGESMGAATMLLYAGMLEDGADFYIADCPFSDFREQLAYRIKEEVRLPAGVLVPLAELFLRFRDKYSLREVSPITVIDNIKNPVLFIHSAKDDFILPSMTEALYEKKNGPKMLFMAENGIHAQSFNENREQYELTIDDFLLSIGMVPAPKNTDFVQKSSTAQQ; this is encoded by the coding sequence TTGAGAAGAACAGTTCGGGTTTTGTTATCAATACTTGCCGCCATTACAGCCGTTGGGGTTTATTTTACGAACAGGCTGATGTTCATGAAAAAGAAAGAAGATGAATTTATTCTGAGTCGTGAACGTGAAGCAGGGAGAATCATCGATGAGGAGTACGATTCTTTGAAAAAAAGGGATGTATCCATTCCCTCCCCATTCGGCTACGACATTAAAGGTGTTTTGGCCGAGCCTCATAACACCAATTATTATATGATTATTAGCCACGGTGTGACCGAGAACAAGTTTAATTCTATCAAATATATGAACCTATTTCTGGAGCGCGGCTTTAATGCCTTGATTTTCGATCATCGCCGTCATGGCGAATCCGGTGGGAAAACAACTTCCTACGGCCATTATGAAAAATTCGACCTGAAAGCAGTTGTGGATTGGTTAAAAAACGAAAAGGGCCCTCATATCAAGCTAGGCATCCATGGCGAATCGATGGGGGCGGCCACTATGCTCCTATATGCAGGGATGCTCGAGGATGGCGCAGACTTTTATATTGCTGATTGTCCATTCTCTGATTTCCGTGAACAGCTTGCCTATCGTATAAAAGAAGAGGTCCGTCTTCCAGCGGGCGTCCTGGTCCCGCTCGCTGAACTGTTCCTCCGTTTCCGCGATAAATATTCGCTTCGTGAAGTTTCGCCTATTACGGTGATTGACAATATCAAGAATCCCGTTTTATTCATTCATAGTGCAAAGGATGATTTTATCCTTCCTTCGATGACAGAAGCACTTTATGAAAAAAAGAATGGACCAAAAATGCTCTTTATGGCCGAAAATGGCATCCATGCCCAGTCATTTAACGAAAACCGTGAACAATATGAGCTTACGATTGACGATTTCCTATTGAGTATAGGGATGGTTCCAGCGCCAAAAAATACGGATTTCGTCCAAAAATCATCAACTGCTCAACAATAG
- a CDS encoding hydroxymethylglutaryl-CoA lyase, giving the protein MQLPRNVTIIEVGPRDGLQNEKGFVPTGAKKDFIHALRLAGITEMELTSFVSPKWVPQMADAAEIVDGCLDGNTRSIVLAPNQKGIDRVKETGCKAVAVFVGVSNTFNKKNINKTTAESMLELRPLIANLKTDGFFVRACISTAWHCPFEGKIYEDDTIKLCQEFAEAGVDELSVADTIGMTVPNEAYSLFKKLKEILPNILLTGHFHDTRKLALANILASMQAGIDRFDTSAGGLGGCPFAPGATGNVATEDVVYMLHRMGIETGVSPEKIIEAVEIVRPHLSRPIDSVIYKLQASSGA; this is encoded by the coding sequence ATGCAGCTGCCACGCAATGTGACGATTATTGAAGTTGGACCAAGGGATGGGCTTCAAAATGAAAAAGGATTTGTACCAACGGGAGCAAAGAAGGATTTCATCCATGCCCTTCGCCTTGCCGGGATTACTGAAATGGAACTAACCTCGTTCGTCTCACCAAAATGGGTACCGCAAATGGCCGATGCAGCGGAAATCGTAGATGGATGCCTTGATGGCAACACGCGTTCCATTGTCCTCGCACCTAACCAGAAGGGAATTGACCGTGTCAAAGAAACTGGCTGCAAAGCGGTTGCTGTATTTGTTGGAGTCAGCAACACCTTTAATAAAAAGAACATTAACAAAACCACTGCAGAAAGCATGTTGGAATTGCGTCCGCTCATCGCCAACTTAAAGACGGACGGCTTTTTTGTAAGGGCTTGCATTTCAACTGCGTGGCATTGCCCCTTTGAAGGCAAGATTTATGAAGATGACACAATCAAGCTGTGCCAGGAATTTGCAGAAGCTGGGGTGGATGAGCTTAGTGTCGCGGATACTATCGGGATGACTGTGCCAAATGAAGCCTATTCACTTTTTAAAAAACTAAAGGAAATCCTGCCTAACATCCTCCTGACCGGCCATTTTCACGACACGCGGAAGCTGGCATTAGCGAACATACTTGCTTCCATGCAAGCTGGAATTGACCGTTTCGACACTTCCGCGGGCGGACTTGGCGGCTGCCCTTTTGCGCCTGGTGCGACAGGAAATGTGGCTACAGAGGATGTTGTGTATATGCTCCATCGTATGGGGATTGAAACCGGCGTTTCTCCTGAAAAAATTATTGAAGCTGTCGAAATTGTCCGGCCTCACCTTAGCCGCCCAATTGATAGTGTGATCTATAAACTGCAAGCTTCATCAGGTGCATAA
- a CDS encoding acetyl-CoA C-acetyltransferase, which yields MNNNDIVIVAAARTAIGNFNGSLKSVPATELGATVIKAALEQAGLQPDQVDEVIMGNVLQAGLGQNPARQAAIKAGIPKAASSMTINKVCGSGLKAVHLAAQAIFAGDAEVVVAGGMENMSQAPYLLKNAREGFRMGDQKVIDSMIYDGLWDAFNNYHMGVTAENLVEKYEITRQDQDALAVASQEKAVRAIEEGKFKDEIVPVTIPQRKGDPIVFDTDEYPKKGTSPETLAKLRAAFKADGSVTAGNASGINDGAAVVIVMSRKKAEELGVKPLVVLKGNGSAGVDPAIMGIGPVEAVRKALRKAGESIESLNLIEANEAFAAQSLAVAKDLGFDMNKVNVNGGAIALGHPIGASGARILVTLIYEMKRRNAKKGLATLCIGGGQGVASVVELAE from the coding sequence ATGAATAACAATGATATCGTAATTGTCGCTGCTGCAAGGACTGCAATTGGAAACTTTAATGGAAGCTTGAAAAGTGTTCCCGCGACTGAGTTGGGTGCAACAGTGATCAAGGCTGCTCTTGAACAGGCCGGTCTCCAGCCGGATCAGGTAGATGAGGTTATCATGGGGAACGTCCTCCAGGCTGGGCTTGGGCAAAACCCCGCCCGCCAGGCAGCGATTAAAGCAGGTATACCTAAGGCCGCTTCATCCATGACAATCAATAAAGTTTGTGGTTCGGGGCTAAAGGCAGTACATCTTGCAGCACAGGCCATCTTCGCCGGAGACGCGGAGGTTGTTGTGGCAGGCGGAATGGAGAACATGAGCCAGGCGCCATACCTTTTGAAAAATGCGCGCGAGGGATTCCGGATGGGCGACCAGAAGGTAATCGACAGCATGATATATGATGGACTATGGGACGCATTTAACAATTATCATATGGGGGTCACCGCTGAAAATCTCGTTGAGAAATATGAAATTACAAGGCAGGATCAGGATGCTCTGGCGGTCGCTAGCCAGGAAAAGGCAGTACGGGCAATTGAAGAAGGAAAGTTCAAGGACGAAATAGTCCCGGTAACCATACCTCAGCGCAAAGGCGATCCAATTGTGTTTGATACAGATGAATATCCGAAGAAAGGGACGTCTCCTGAAACACTTGCCAAGCTGCGCGCGGCTTTCAAAGCGGATGGAAGCGTAACAGCCGGCAATGCGTCAGGTATTAACGACGGCGCGGCTGTAGTGATTGTGATGAGCCGTAAAAAAGCCGAAGAATTAGGTGTGAAGCCGCTCGTCGTCTTAAAAGGGAACGGAAGCGCTGGCGTCGACCCGGCTATCATGGGCATAGGACCGGTAGAGGCAGTCAGGAAAGCGTTAAGGAAAGCTGGGGAATCGATTGAAAGCTTAAACCTCATTGAGGCGAACGAAGCTTTTGCCGCACAATCCCTCGCAGTTGCCAAGGATTTGGGCTTTGATATGAATAAAGTGAACGTCAACGGCGGCGCGATAGCACTTGGCCACCCAATCGGAGCAAGCGGTGCGAGAATCCTCGTCACACTCATTTATGAAATGAAAAGAAGGAACGCAAAAAAAGGCCTCGCCACACTTTGTATCGGTGGAGGACAGGGAGTAGCCTCCGTAGTTGAACTAGCAGAATAG
- a CDS encoding YqkE family protein — MAKKKQAKRQNQQSKKTETPLTLGDMINQDIFTQLKNRQHELKEEEKQKMEEEENRKREERRLKEKNKSFEELLNESGMNWKEFK, encoded by the coding sequence ATGGCAAAGAAAAAGCAGGCGAAAAGACAAAACCAGCAATCAAAAAAGACCGAAACACCACTTACACTGGGAGATATGATAAATCAGGATATATTCACCCAACTAAAGAATCGCCAGCATGAACTGAAAGAGGAAGAAAAACAAAAAATGGAAGAAGAAGAAAACCGCAAACGCGAGGAGCGCCGCTTAAAAGAAAAGAATAAAAGCTTTGAAGAGCTTTTAAACGAAAGCGGCATGAATTGGAAGGAGTTTAAGTAA
- a CDS encoding GrpB family protein, with amino-acid sequence MVPRKVEVAPYSADWPKRFEAEKDNILKELRTDRVILHHIGSTSVPGLSAKPIIDILAEGESLEIFDRNERNLMNAGYIARGENGIAGRRYYIKVNPNGERLVHLHAFKKGSPHINRHLYFRDYLISNSDRANAYGQIKGEAASKFPNDISAYIAYKEKIVLEIEQEAINWAKAQK; translated from the coding sequence ATGGTCCCACGGAAAGTAGAGGTGGCACCTTATTCGGCCGATTGGCCAAAACGGTTTGAGGCGGAAAAAGATAATATTCTAAAGGAATTGAGAACAGACAGGGTTATTCTTCATCATATCGGCAGTACATCTGTACCAGGCCTTAGCGCAAAACCAATTATAGATATACTGGCAGAGGGGGAGTCTCTGGAGATTTTTGATAGAAATGAACGCAATCTGATGAATGCAGGCTACATTGCAAGGGGAGAAAACGGGATTGCCGGCCGGCGATATTATATAAAAGTAAATCCGAACGGAGAACGGCTCGTCCATCTCCATGCGTTTAAAAAGGGAAGTCCTCATATCAACAGGCATCTCTATTTTCGCGACTATCTCATTAGCAATTCTGATAGAGCTAATGCATACGGACAAATAAAGGGAGAGGCCGCATCCAAATTTCCTAATGATATCTCCGCTTATATAGCATATAAAGAAAAAATAGTTTTAGAGATTGAACAAGAAGCGATAAATTGGGCGAAAGCGCAGAAATAG
- a CDS encoding aldo/keto reductase gives MKKKKLGNSELEVSVLGLGCMSLGTDVDKARSIIDAALDEGINYFDTADLYDFGENEKIVGETLKGRRDKVVIATKAGNRWKQDKSGWTWDPSKEHVKNAVKDSLKRLQTDYIDLYQLHGGTIDDPIDETIEAFEELKSEGLIRYYGISSIRPNVVREYVDKSSLVSVMVQYSMLDRRPEEEILPLLKANGVSAVTRGPVAKGLLSEKMLEKASSEGYLDYSYDELERLLPLLKEKLGSRSLAEAALQYNLSHPAVASVVAGASSVEQIVQNAKAARANPLTDEEIAVIHELTKVNMYTQHR, from the coding sequence ATGAAAAAGAAAAAACTTGGCAATTCCGAGTTGGAGGTTAGCGTTCTCGGGCTTGGCTGCATGTCGCTTGGAACTGATGTGGACAAGGCCCGTTCAATCATTGATGCCGCGCTGGATGAAGGAATTAACTACTTTGATACTGCCGACCTCTATGATTTCGGCGAGAATGAAAAGATTGTAGGTGAAACCCTGAAAGGCCGGCGGGACAAGGTGGTCATTGCCACGAAGGCGGGAAATCGCTGGAAGCAGGACAAATCTGGCTGGACGTGGGACCCTTCAAAGGAACATGTTAAGAATGCAGTTAAGGACAGTCTGAAACGTCTTCAGACAGACTACATAGATTTGTATCAGCTGCATGGCGGCACGATCGATGATCCAATTGATGAAACGATTGAGGCATTCGAGGAACTGAAATCCGAAGGGTTAATCCGCTATTATGGCATTTCATCAATCCGGCCGAATGTTGTAAGAGAATATGTGGATAAATCTTCGCTCGTATCTGTGATGGTCCAGTACAGCATGCTTGACCGGCGGCCAGAGGAGGAAATCTTGCCTTTGTTAAAGGCCAATGGTGTATCCGCGGTCACAAGAGGTCCGGTTGCAAAAGGCCTGCTTAGTGAAAAAATGCTCGAAAAAGCCTCTTCTGAAGGCTACCTGGATTACAGCTACGATGAACTTGAAAGGCTATTGCCTTTGTTAAAAGAAAAACTTGGTTCACGCTCTCTAGCCGAGGCTGCCCTTCAATACAACCTGTCACATCCTGCAGTCGCTTCAGTTGTTGCAGGTGCAAGCAGTGTTGAACAGATTGTGCAGAATGCGAAGGCAGCACGGGCCAACCCGCTTACAGACGAAGAAATAGCAGTCATTCACGAGCTTACAAAAGTCAATATGTATACTCAACATAGGTAA
- the mciZ gene encoding Z-ring formation inhibitor MciZ, protein MCSYILSYFNWGKLTMKAYVHKKGFTMTGKAWEIRYLLRELGSVHLTVSELLQFEAKRQSSCR, encoded by the coding sequence ATGTGTTCATACATTCTATCATACTTTAATTGGGGGAAATTAACCATGAAAGCGTATGTACACAAGAAGGGCTTCACTATGACCGGAAAGGCCTGGGAAATCAGATATTTACTCCGTGAATTGGGTTCTGTCCACCTTACAGTTTCAGAATTGCTTCAATTTGAAGCCAAGAGGCAGTCAAGTTGCCGCTAA
- a CDS encoding NUDIX domain-containing protein, translating to MGNLEEKTIGSKEIFSGRIITVKLDEVELPNGKTSTREIVKHPGAVAVLAVTDDNKIVMVEQYRKPMEKILVEIPAGKLEEGEDPAVCARRELEEETGYECQEMELLISFYTSPGFADEIVHLYIAKGISQKEDAAGLDEDEFVNVMELTLEEALTLIEEKRIYDAKTAYAVQYVQLQEALSK from the coding sequence ATGGGAAATTTAGAGGAAAAAACTATCGGAAGCAAGGAAATTTTCAGCGGAAGAATTATTACCGTTAAGCTCGATGAAGTTGAGCTTCCAAATGGAAAGACTTCCACCAGGGAAATTGTGAAACATCCAGGTGCAGTAGCTGTGCTAGCTGTTACCGATGATAATAAAATAGTCATGGTTGAACAATACAGGAAACCAATGGAGAAGATCCTAGTGGAAATACCGGCAGGAAAGCTTGAAGAAGGGGAAGACCCTGCAGTCTGCGCCCGCCGGGAATTGGAAGAGGAGACAGGCTACGAGTGCCAGGAAATGGAGCTCTTGATCTCTTTCTACACCTCTCCGGGATTTGCGGATGAAATCGTCCACCTGTATATTGCTAAAGGCATTTCTCAAAAGGAAGATGCAGCAGGACTGGATGAGGATGAATTCGTCAATGTTATGGAACTTACACTGGAAGAAGCATTAACTTTAATAGAAGAAAAAAGAATATATGATGCGAAAACTGCTTATGCTGTCCAATATGTACAGCTGCAGGAGGCGCTTTCGAAATAA
- a CDS encoding endonuclease Q family protein, with amino-acid sequence MKKFYTDLHIHIGRTKTGKPVKITGAKSLTFTNIIEHARNKKGLHMIGIIDCHSPEVIVEMEELMLAGEMSELSGGGLEFGGMAVIPGSELEIYDPGTKGPIHVLVFMPNMKTMKEFSAWLSGKMKNVNLSSQRIYATGRELQIKVKELGGLFIPAHVFTPFKSLYGKGVNKSLEEVFDPQLIDGIELGLSSDTNMADGLEELHSYPFLTNSDAHSLAKIAREYQAILMEEASFTNLALGLRGEGGRGILANYGLDPLLGKYHRTVCTDCLQPNNKTGEPCSNCGSMKITRGVADRIAELSSAAQRPNWRPPYIHQVPLEFIPGLGPKLFEKLLWHFGTEMAILHDVPSEAIEQVIPERIAKLIIEAREGRLRLTAGGGGKYGRVDFS; translated from the coding sequence ATGAAAAAGTTCTACACGGATTTGCATATCCACATTGGCCGGACTAAGACAGGAAAGCCAGTCAAAATAACCGGGGCAAAATCACTGACATTTACCAATATCATTGAACATGCCCGCAATAAAAAAGGTCTTCATATGATTGGTATAATTGATTGCCATTCACCGGAAGTCATCGTCGAGATGGAGGAACTAATGCTAGCGGGTGAGATGTCTGAACTATCAGGCGGTGGATTGGAATTTGGCGGAATGGCTGTCATTCCAGGTTCAGAGCTGGAGATTTATGATCCGGGAACTAAGGGACCAATCCATGTTCTTGTGTTTATGCCCAACATGAAAACGATGAAGGAGTTTTCCGCTTGGCTTTCAGGGAAAATGAAAAACGTAAATCTTAGCTCACAGCGGATTTACGCTACTGGCCGGGAGCTTCAAATAAAAGTGAAGGAACTTGGCGGTCTGTTCATTCCCGCCCATGTATTCACACCTTTTAAAAGCCTATACGGAAAAGGTGTCAATAAATCTCTCGAGGAAGTTTTTGACCCACAGCTTATAGATGGCATTGAGCTTGGATTAAGCTCAGATACTAATATGGCAGATGGATTGGAGGAACTGCATAGCTATCCTTTTTTAACAAATTCAGATGCCCATTCACTTGCAAAAATAGCCCGGGAATACCAGGCGATTTTAATGGAAGAAGCGTCTTTTACGAACCTCGCCCTGGGATTAAGGGGAGAAGGGGGACGCGGGATCCTGGCTAATTATGGTTTGGATCCATTGCTTGGCAAATACCATAGGACGGTTTGTACAGACTGTTTGCAGCCAAATAATAAAACGGGAGAACCTTGCAGCAACTGCGGTTCAATGAAGATTACTAGAGGAGTCGCGGACAGGATAGCAGAGTTGTCGAGTGCTGCACAACGCCCGAACTGGCGGCCCCCGTATATCCACCAGGTTCCTTTAGAGTTTATCCCGGGGCTTGGCCCAAAGCTTTTTGAAAAATTATTGTGGCATTTCGGGACGGAAATGGCCATCCTTCATGATGTTCCAAGTGAAGCAATTGAACAGGTAATACCGGAGCGAATTGCCAAGCTCATTATCGAGGCAAGAGAAGGCAGATTACGTTTAACTGCCGGCGGTGGAGGTAAATATGGAAGGGTAGACTTCTCATAG
- the spoIIM gene encoding stage II sporulation protein M, with amino-acid sequence MKKRMNQSIASAYLGEHSSIFLFVSILFMMGVIFGAIIVNSMSLGQKEDLFYYLSQFFGQIASGETESARNLFFQSLLHNSKFISLMWILGISIIGLPVILILLFIKGMVIGFTVGFLVSQMGWDGFVFAFVSILPQNVIIIPVFIIMAAVSIVFSLKMIRRQFFKKVGQPIAPLFGRYLIFLAAALFLLVVGSGIEAYLSPGFMKAVAGSL; translated from the coding sequence ATGAAAAAACGTATGAACCAGTCCATCGCATCAGCATATTTAGGCGAGCACTCCTCAATCTTCCTGTTTGTTTCGATCCTGTTCATGATGGGAGTCATTTTTGGGGCTATTATCGTAAACAGCATGAGCCTTGGCCAAAAGGAAGATTTATTCTACTATTTATCTCAATTTTTCGGACAGATAGCCAGTGGTGAAACAGAATCTGCCAGGAACTTATTTTTCCAAAGCCTTTTGCATAATAGCAAATTCATTTCCCTGATGTGGATTCTTGGAATTTCCATCATTGGACTTCCGGTTATTTTAATTCTGCTGTTTATTAAAGGAATGGTCATCGGATTTACAGTAGGCTTCCTAGTCAGCCAAATGGGCTGGGATGGCTTTGTTTTTGCTTTTGTCTCAATTCTGCCGCAGAATGTGATAATCATACCTGTCTTTATCATTATGGCAGCAGTGTCGATAGTATTTTCTCTGAAAATGATCCGGAGGCAGTTTTTCAAAAAGGTCGGCCAACCGATAGCGCCATTATTCGGAAGGTATTTGATTTTTCTTGCTGCCGCACTGTTTTTATTAGTGGTTGGATCGGGTATTGAGGCATATCTTTCGCCAGGTTTCATGAAGGCAGTCGCAGGTTCCCTTTAG
- the fur gene encoding ferric iron uptake transcriptional regulator, which translates to METRIERIKKQLHSSSYKLTPQREATVRVLLENEEDHLSAEDVYLLVKEKSPEIGLATVYRTLELLTELKIVDKINFGDGVSRYDLRQEGAAHFHHHLVCIECGAVDEIQEDLLEDVEEIVERRWNFKIKDHRLTFHGICHRCQGKSETAELEAEFTNK; encoded by the coding sequence ATGGAAACAAGGATTGAAAGAATAAAAAAACAGTTGCATTCATCAAGCTATAAGCTTACTCCGCAACGCGAAGCAACCGTTCGGGTTTTGCTGGAAAACGAAGAGGATCATCTCAGTGCAGAAGATGTCTATCTGCTTGTTAAGGAGAAATCACCCGAAATCGGCCTGGCAACTGTTTATCGAACATTGGAATTGCTGACTGAATTGAAAATAGTTGATAAGATTAATTTCGGAGACGGGGTCTCGAGATACGACCTTCGCCAGGAAGGTGCCGCCCATTTCCATCATCATCTTGTTTGTATCGAGTGCGGCGCTGTGGATGAAATTCAAGAAGACCTGTTGGAAGACGTTGAAGAAATCGTGGAACGCCGCTGGAATTTTAAAATTAAGGATCACCGGCTCACCTTCCATGGAATTTGCCATCGCTGCCAGGGGAAAAGTGAAACTGCCGAATTGGAAGCAGAATTTACAAATAAATAA
- a CDS encoding YqzK family protein: MLSFCRAVYHTLKVFILFVTCTVLFYYGMMWLHEEYQNYHRYDEPKGTAVKVSNTSQASNPEWLDRLLLFYLSGE, encoded by the coding sequence ATGTTGTCATTTTGCAGGGCTGTTTATCATACATTAAAGGTATTTATCCTGTTTGTAACCTGCACGGTACTATTTTATTATGGTATGATGTGGTTACACGAAGAGTATCAGAACTATCACCGGTACGATGAGCCGAAGGGAACTGCAGTGAAGGTGTCCAACACATCACAGGCTAGTAATCCCGAATGGCTGGACCGGTTGTTGCTGTTCTATTTGAGCGGGGAGTAA